In the Streptomyces fradiae ATCC 10745 = DSM 40063 genome, GCTCGTTCTCCTCGCCCTTGAGTCCCTGAGCCGCCCGTCCCGCACCCGGGCCGGGGCGGTGAGCGACCGCTTAGTACCTTCAGCAGGACGAGACGCTAGAAGCCCTGGCACGCGGTGTCAACGGCCGGGCGGGCTCGGGATCGACGGCGCGGGACCGGCGGCACGGGACCGTCCCCATCGACCGGAGGTCCCTCGCGGGACCGCGCGGGGCCCCGAGCCGACCGGCCGGGGGACCCGCCACGGGGCCTCAGCGGACCAGCAGGTCCAGCAGCCGCTCCACCTCGGCCCGCGGGTCGGTGGTGAGTCCGGTGTGCACGGGGCCCGGCTGGACGACGGTGGAGCGGGGCGCGACGAGCCAGCGGAAGCGGCGGCCCGCGTCGTCCCGCGCGGCCTGCCCGGCGTCCTCGCCGCCCCGGCACACGCCCTCGACGGCGTGGAGGGCGGCCCGTACGCCCGTGACGTCGGCGCGCGGGTCGAGCGCGGCCAGCTTCCCCTCGTCGAGGTGGGTGCGCGCGGCCACGAAGGACGTGGCGCGGCAGTAGACCACCACACCGGCGTTGATGCACTCGCCCCGGTCGACGCGCGGGACGACCCGCAGCAGGGCGTACTCGAAGACGTTCCGCTCGGTCACTCGCCGCCGTCCTTCTGGTCGCGCTGCCCGGTGGTGCCGCCCTGGGCGGTGTGGGGCCACGGCCCCAGGTGGTCGGTGAGCCAGCCGGGGGCCCGCGACGGTCCGCGCCCGGTCCGCTCCCCCACGGTGATCCGCTCGTGGACGGTCGCCGCGCGGGGCAGCAGCGCCTCGACGTACGCGCGGCGCACGGCGTCGGGCGTGTCGAAGCCGGGCTCGTCGACCAGCCACTCGTCCGGCACGTCGGCGGCCACCTCGGTGAGCAGGTCCTCCGTGACCCGCGGCGCCAGCTCGGCCGCGGCGGCGGCGATGTCGGGGCCGTAGCCGGCCAGGACGTGGTCCGAGGCGTCGTACGGCTTGGCGGCGGACGCCCGCGCGCCGGGCCAGTTGTGGTGCCAGATCATGGTGGCGCCGTGGTCGATGAGCCACGGCTCGCCGTGCCAGACCAGCATGTTGGGGTTGCGCCAGGACCGGTCGACGTTGTTGATCAGCGCGTCGAACCAGACGACCCGGCCGGCCTCGACGGGGTCCATTTCGTAGGCGAGCTGGTCGAAACCGATGGAGCCCGGCAGGAAGTCCATGCCGAGGTTCAGCCCGCCACTGGCCTTGAGCAGCTCCTGCACCTCCTGGTCGGGTTCGCCGAGCCCGATGACCGGATCCAGCTGGATCGCCACGAGTTCGGGCACCCGCAGGCCGAGCCGGCGGCCGAGCCGCCCGCAGATCACCTCGGCGACGAGCGTCTTGCGGCCCTGGCCGGCGCCGGTGAACTTCATGACGTACGTGCCGAGGTCGTCGGCCTCGACGATCCCGGGGAGCGAGCCGCCCTCACGCAGGGGCGTGACGTAGCGGGTCGCCGTGACTTCGGAAAGCATGGCCCCAGGCTATCCGGACGGCCGCACCGGCCACGCGGGATCGATCTCCGGCTGCTCGACCGGGCGGCCGGGAAGGCGGAGGCCGCCGGTACGGCGGGGGCGACCGAGCGCCGGCGCGGACAGGCGCCGAGGGCGACCGAGCGCCGGCGCGGACGGGCATCGTAGGCGGACGGGCATCGGAGGCGGAGGCGGGCGGGCGCCGGAGGCGGGGGCGGGCGCCGGAGGCAGGCGCCCCGGCCGGTCGCGGGAAGCCGGCGGGGCCGCCGGTCGCGGCAAAAGGGCGGGCCCGCAGGGCCGTTCGGCTGCCATCCTGCGGAGCATGAATCCCGTCCCTCCCGCGCACACGACCGCCGCCTCCCCGTCGCCTTCGCCCCTCGCCGCGCCCGACCTGCCCGCCGCCTTCGCCCGCACCCGGCGGTTCTCGCTGGGCGTGCCGGGGCGGTTCGCGGTCTCGCCGGACGGGGCGCGGGTGCTGTTCACCCGCACCGCGTCGGGTACGGACCCGGTCGGCCGGCTGTGGCTGTCCGAGGAGGGCGGGGAGCGGCTGCTCGCCGATCCGCTCGCCCTCGGCGGGCCCGGTGACGACGATCTGCCGGAGGAGGAGAAGGTCCGGCGCGAGCGGTCCCGCGTCCTGGCGTCCGGGATCACCGGCTACGCCACGGACGCGGCGGTCCGCCTCGCCGTGTTCACGCTCGGCGGCGCCCTGTGGGCGGTGCGCACGGACGGCGGCGCACCGTGGCGCATCCCGACCGGGGGCCCGGCCGTGGACCCGCGCCCCTCCCCGGACGGCTCCCTCGTCGCGTACGTGACGGGCGGCGCCCTGCGCGTGGTGGGCGCCGACGGCACGGGCGACCGGGCGCTGGCCGTGCCCGAGGCGCCGGACGTGGTGTACGGCCTGGCGGAGCACGCGGCGGCCGAGTCGATGGGCCGGCACCGCGGGTACTGGTGGTCGCCGGACGGCGACGCCCTGCTGGTCGCCCGGGTCGACGAGGCACCCGTGGCACGCTGGCACCTGGCCGACCCGGCGGACCCGGCCCGCCCGCCGCGCACCGTGCGGTACCCGGTGGCCGGTACGGACAACGCCGAGGTCACCGTGCACGTGGTGGGGCTCGGCGGCCGCCGGACCGCCCTGCGCCTGCCCGACGAGGCGGAGGCGGGGCCGCACCCGCGGGGCCCGTGGACCGACCGGCGCTTCGCGTACCTGACGGCTGCCGGGTGGGACGCGCACGGCCCGTACGTGGAGCTCCAGACGCGGGACCAGCGTACGACCGCGGTGTTCGCGGCGGACCCGGCGACGGGGGCCGTGCGCCCGCTGCGCACGGCGCGGGACGCCGCCTGGGTGGCCCTCACGCCCGGCACACCGCTGCGCACGGCCTCCGGCGCGCTGGTCACGGCGGAGGTGCTCGGCGACGGGACGCGCGGGCTGCGCGTCGGCGACGCGCTCTCCCCAGCGGGGCTCCAGGTGCGGGAGGTGCTGGGCGCGGTGGGCCGGCGCGTCTTCCTCACCGGCGGCCCGGAGCCGACGGAGAGCCATGTGTGGGTGTACGACCCACAGGAGGGCGGCGGGCCGGACGGGGCGGGGGCGTTTCGCCGGGTGAGCGAGGAGCCGGGCCTCCACACGGCCGCGGTCGGCGGGGACACCGTCGTCCTGGAGAGCCTGACGTGCGCGGGCCCCTCCGCCACGGTGCTGCGCGGCGGTCGGCCGGTGCGGCGGATCGCGGTGCTGGCCGAGGAGCCGCCGGTCCGCCCGCGCGTGGCCCACCTGTCGCTGGGCGCGCGGGAGTTGCGCGCCCATCTGCACCTGCCGACCTGGTACGACGCGGACCGCGATGAGCGGCTTCCGGTGCTGCTCAGCCCGTACGGCGGACCCGGACTGCAGCTCGCGGTGCGGGCGTACGGCTGGTGGAGCGCCGTGGCGCAGTGGTTCGCCGAGCAGGGGTTCGCCGTGCTGATCACCGACGGGCGCGGCACTCCGGGGCGCGGGCGGGCGTGGGAGGTCGCGGTGCGCGGCGACCGGCTGGGTCCCGCGCTGGAGGACCAGGTGGACGCGCTGCGCGGGGCGGCGGAGCGGTATCCGGCGCTGGACCCGGGGCGGGTGGCGATCCGGGGCTGGTCGTACGGCGGGTATCTGGCGATCGGGGCGGTGCTGCACCGCCCGGACGTGTTCCACGCGGCGGTCGCGGGCGCCGCGCCGACCGACCGGCGGCTGTACGACACGCACTGGGAGGAGCGGTTCCTGGGCCACCCGGACGTGGAGCCGGAGAACTACGAGCGGTCGTCGCTGCTGGGCTCGGCCGACCGGCTGGAGCGCCCGCTGATGCTGATGCACGGGCTGGCCGACGACAACGTGGTGGCGGCCCACACCCTGCGGCTCTCCGCCGCGCTGCTCGCCGCCGGGAAGCCCCATACGGTGCTGCCGCTGCCCGGTGCGACCCACATGGTGACGCGGGAGGAGGTGGTGAGCAACCAGCTGCGCCTTGAGGTGGAGTTCCTCAGGCGGTCGCTCGGGCTCTGAGCGGGCGGGGCCCGGCCCGCCGCCGTGCCGGAGCCCGTGCGGCGCCGGCACGGCGGCGGGTGGGCCTCGCGGGCGGCGGGGTGGCCGATGCCGGGGCGGGCGCGGTCGCTCGCGGGCCGTCAGGCCGCCGCGGCGGCCCCGGCCTCGCGCAGTGCCTCCACGGCCGCCCTGATGGACGGCCGCCGGTCCGCGTCCACCCGCCACACCGCGTAGATGTGCCGCCGCATCTGCCGGCGGACCGGTACGAGCGCGACACCCTCGGGGACGGGGCCTCGCCCGAGCCGCGGCGTGACGCACACGCCGAGCCCGGCCTGGATCAGCGCCAGTTGGGTGTGGTGCTCGCCCGCGAGGTGGGCGATGCGCGGTTCGATGCCCTTCGAGCGCAGGGTGAAGACCAGCCAGTCGTGGCAGAACTCGCCCTCCGGCCAGGAGACCCAGTCGTCGTCGGCGAACTCCTCCAGGTCGACCTCGGCGCGCCCGGCGAGCGGATGGCCCGCGGCCATGGCCACGTCGGCGGCGTCGTCCAGGAGCGCGGCCTGGGCGAGCCCGCCGGGGACGGGGAGGCGCTTGTTGCTCCAGTCCAGGACGACGGCGAGGTCCACGTCCCCCCGCAGCACCTGGCGGATGCCGTGCTCGGGCTCCAGTTCGCTGCTGCGTACCCGCAGTTCGGGGTGGCCCGCCCGCAGGGCGGTGATGGCGCGGGGGAACAGGCCGCGCGCGGCGGTCGGGAAGCCGGCGAGCCGCACCTCGCCCACCACCCGGCCGCGCTGGGCCTCGATGTCCGCCTGGGCGAGCGCGACCTGCGACAGGATGCGGGCGGCGTGCCCGGCGAGCAGGTGCCCGGCGTCGGTGAGCCGGACGCCCCGGCCGTTCTTCGCCACGAGCTGCTGGCCGACCTCGCGCTCCAGCTTGGCCAGTTGCTGCGAGACGGCCGAGGTCGTGACGTGCAGTGCGTCGGCGGCGCCGCTCACCGAGCCGTGGCGGGCGAGGGCGTCGAGGGTGCGGAGGCGCTCCAGGTTCAACACATAAGCGATACTAAGGGGAAGCATCAAGAAGATCTCACTTGTTCTAAGAGATCATCGGGTCCAGGCTGGGCGCCATGAGCACAGCGCCCCCGCCTCCGCCCGCACCCTCGTCCCCGCCCGCGCCCTCGTCCCCGCCCGCGCCGTCCTCCCCGTCGCCCGCCCCGCCATCTGCCTCCGATGCCCCGTCGACGGCGCCCTCGCCCGGCCCCGCGGACCGGCGGGCCCGCGTCGACTGGCGGGTGCGCTTCGCGGCGCTCGCGGTCGTGTGGGGCTTCAGCTTCCTGCTGATCAAGGTCGGCACGTCGGCGTACGCGCCGTTCCAGGTGACGTTCGGGCGGCTGCTCTTCGGCACGCTGGTGCTCGTCGCGGCCATGGCGGTGCGGCGGGCGGGCCTGCCGCGCGGTGCGCGGACGTGGGCGCACCTGGCGGTGGCGGCGTTCTTCCTCAACGCCCTGCCGTTCTCGCTCTTCGCGTACGCCGAGCTGACGATCCCGTCGACCCTGGCGGGCATCTGCAACGCCACCTCGCCGCTGTGGGGCATGGCCCTGTCGCTGGTCGCCCTCTCCGAGGACCGCCCGACGCGCCGCCGCGTCGCCGGTCTGGGCGTCGGCTTCCTGGGCGTCCTCACGGTGCTGGGCGCCTGGCAGGGCTTCTCCGGCGTGGACATGACCGGCACCGCCATGGCGCTGCTGGCGTCGCTGAGCTACCCGGTCGGCTGGATCTACGTACGCCGCACCCTGGCGGGGCGCGGGGAGTCGCACCTGTCCCTGACCGGCGCGCAACTGATGCTGGCGACGGCGCAGCTCGCGGTGGTGACGCCGCTGCTCACCAGCCTGCCCGAGGCGTTCCCGGTCCTCCCGCTGCTGGCGGTGGTCGCGCTCGGCGCGCTGGGTACGGGCTTCGCGATGCTCGTCCAGTACGGGATCGTCGCGGAGGTCGGCCCGACGACCGGCCAGATGGTCACCTACTTCATCCCGGTCATCGCGACGGCTGCCGGGGTGACCCTGCTCGACGAGCCGCTGACCTGGAACACCCCGGTCGGCGCGCTGATCGTACTGGCGGGCGCGGCGCTGACGCAGAGCCGGGCGGGAGCCGCCCCGCGCGCCTCCCGCACCGCGCCCCGCTCCTCGCCCCCCTCCCGCACCGGCCGTACCGCACGGCGGGGGCGCTCCACCTGAGGCGACAGGGCCGGGGGCGCCGGCCCCGACCCGGCGACGGGGACGGCCACCAGGCGACAGCCGCCGGCCGTCGGCCGTCGGCCGCCGCGCCTCAGCGGTACGACCGCACCGCCGCGGTCCCCGCCGTCACCGCCGCGGCCACCGCGGCGGCCAGCGGCTCGATGTCGGCGCCGGTCAGCCCGGACACGGTCAGCCGGACACCGGGCGGCGATGCGAGCCGGAACCGGGCGCCCGGCGCCACCGCCCACCCGGCCTGCAGCAGCCGCGCCACCGCGCCGGTCTCGTCGGCCACCGGCACCCACACGTTCATCCCGCTGCGCCCGTGCGCCCGCACGCCCCGGTCCGCGAGCGCCCGGACCAGCGCGTCGCGCCGCTCCCCGTACGACCGCGCCACCGCCGCCCGGTCGACGGCGCCGGTCCGCCAGAGGTGCACGACGGCCCGCTGGAGGACGTGGCTCACCCAGCCGGGTCCGAGCCGCAGCCGTCCGAGCACCCGGTCCACGGTGTCGGCGTCGCCGGTGAAGACGGCGAGGCGCAGGTCCGGCCCGTACGCCTTGGCGACCGACCGGACGAACGCCCACCGGCCGGTCGCCCCGCCGAGCGGCCGGAGCGGCGCGTCGACGAAGCCGTGCCCGTGGTCGTCCTCCACGACGAGCACCTCCGGGTGCCGGCCCAGCACCTCCCGCAGCCGCGCCGCCCGCTCGGCGCCCAGCGCGGCGCCCGTCGGGTTCTGCGCCCGCGCGGTGACGACCACCGCGCGGGCGCCGCCGTCCCGTACCGCCCGCTCCACCTGGTCCGGCAGCGGCCCGTCGTCGTCCACGGCCACGGGCACGGCCCGCAGGCCCAGCGCCGGCACGAGGTCGAGCACGCTGCCCCAGCCCGGGTCCTCGACCGCCACCGCGTCGCCCGGCCGCAGGTGTGCGGCGAGGATCCGCTCGATGGCGTCCAGCGCGCCGCCCGCCACCCCCACGGGCCCGTCGGGCACCCCGTCCGCGTCCAGCGCGGCGCGGGCGAGCCGGGCGAGGTCCTCGTCGACGGGCGGCTCCCCGTACATCACGGGCCGCCCCGCGCCCGCGGTCGCGGCGGCCGCCAGTGCGGGACCCAGCGGCGGCAGCAGGGCCGGGTCCGGGTTGCCGTGGCCGAGGTCCCGTACGCCCTCGGGGGCCTCGATCCGCACGGCGTCCCGCGCGGTGGTCGCCGGCCGCGCGCGCACCCGGCTGCCCCGGCGTCCGGCGGTCTCGATGACGCCCCGCTCGCGCAGGGCCCGGTACGCGGCCGCGACCGTGTTCGGATTCACCCCCAGGCCGGCCGCCAGCTCCCGCATGGGCGGAAGCGCCTGGCCCGGCCGCAGGTCGCCCGACGCGACGCCGCGCTCCACGCTCGCCGTGATCTCCGATGCGCGGCGCCCACTGATCCGATACTCTCCTAGCACAAACAGCATTATGCACTAGTGCAATGGAGGCCGCAATGCCGGAGACCGCCACCCCCGCCGCCCACGGGGCCGTGGAAGCCCATAGGGCGCCCGGGTCCCGCGGGGCGTACGAACCGACCGAGCTCACCGTCCCGACCCGGGGCCGCCCGAGGGCGTCCTACGACCGGGAGCTGGTCCACGCGATACTCGACGAGGCGTACGTCTGCCACCTGGGCTTCGTCCGCGACGGCCGTCCGGTCGTGCTGCCCACCCTGTACGGGCGGGTCGGCGAGCGGCTGTACGTCCACGGCTCCACGGGATCCCGGCCGCCGCGCATGGCGGGCGCCGGCGGGACGGACGCGGGCCTGCCCGTGTGCCTGACGGTCACCCACGTCGACGGACTGGTCCTGGCCCGCTCGGCCTTCCACCACTCGGTCAACTACCGCTCGGTCGTGGTGCACGGCACCGCCCACCAGGTCACGGACCGGCAGGAGAAGCTCGCCGCGCTGGACGCCCTCGTCGACCACGTCGTGCCCGGCCGCTCGGCGGACTCCCGGCCCGCCAACGCCAGGGAGCTGGCCGCGACGGCCGTCCTCCGCCTCGACCTGGCCGAGGTGTCCGCCAAGGTGCGCACCGGCGGCGTCAACGAGGAGCCCGAGGACCTGGGCCTGCCCCACTGGGCCGGGGTGATCCCGCTGACCACGCGGTACGGAGCGGCCCAGCCCGACCGGGACCTGGACCCGTCGATCGCCCTCCCCGGCTACCTCGCCGCGCTCTGAGGGGTCGCCGCCCCCCGCGGCGCGGGGCGTCCGCCACGCGGCTCCGGCCCCGCCCCGCCGGAGCCGGAACCGGGGCCGCTGCCGCAGCCGCAGCGGGACCCGAATCCGTGATCGGAGCAGGAACGGGAGCCGGGACCGGTGCCGGGCCCAGCCCCGTCCCCCGTCCCGGCCCCGTCCCCCGTCCCGGCCCCGTCCCCCGTCCCGGCCCCGGCCCCCGTCCCGGCCGCCTCCCCCGTCGCCTCGCCGCGCCGGGCCGCCGCCAGCCGGGTCTCGCCGAGCGCCAGCCCGGTCACCGCCGCGAGCAGCAGCAGGGTGCCCGCCACGGTCGCGGCGGTCAGCCGCTCGTCGAGCAGGACGACCGCGATGGCCGCCGCGCTCACCGGTTCGAGCAGCATGATCACGGACACGGTCGCCGACCGCACCGCGGCCGCGCCCACGAAGTACAGGGCGTACGCGAGCGCGGTCGGCACGGCGGCCACGTAGGCCATGAGCGCCAGGACCCGTGCCGGTTCGGCCGTGTGCGGCACCAGTCCCTCCGCGGCGGCGAGCGGCAGCAGCCCGACGGCGCTCACCGCGAACGCCCAGGTGGTGGTCGTCAGCGCGTCGCCGCCGCCCCCGTCACGGCCCAGCCACCGGGTCAGCAGCGTCATCGCGGCGTACGCGGCGGCCGACAGCAGCGCGAGGACCACTCCGGCGGGCCGCACGGTCGCCGCGTCACCGCCCAGGACGAGGACCGCCAACCCGGCGAGCGCCCCGGCGACCGCGGCCGCACCGCCGCGTCCCAGCCGCTCGCCCAGGGCGAGCCGGGCGCCCACCGCCATCAGGACGGGCCCGGCACCCAGGGTGACGACGGTGCCGACCGCGAGACCGGTCGCGTCGACGGCCGCGAAGTAGGCGCTCTGGAAGACGGCCAGCCCGATCCCGGTGCCGAGCACCTGCCCGAGCACGCGCCGCCGCGAGCGGGTGCGCCGGCCGCCCGCGGGGCGCCGGCGCACGGCGAGGACGCCGAGCAGGAGGACGAGCCCCCCGACGCAGCGCCAGAAGGAGAGGGCGAGCGACCCGAAGTCGCTGGCCCGGAAGAGGAGGGAGGCGGCGGCCCCCGCGGTGCCCCAGGCGACCCCGGCGACGATGAGGTAGAGGAGGCTGCGCCCGACGGACGCGGCGGCGGGCGTGGACGTACGGACGGGGTGGTGCGACACGTGATGCTCCGGTGGGAAGACGGCTTGCGGCTGCTCTGCTGCGCACGCGGGCAGCGACGGGCCGCTCGGGGCGCTGCCCGAGCCGGGTCTTCGTCAGGAGGCCGCCGCCCGCGTCACGCGGCGGGAGGCGGAAGTACGGTCGCGTGCATGGCGGGCAGCCTAGGTGGCGGCCCGGTCGGTGGACAACCTGTCCTGGCCGGGCAGGGGGTCGGAGCCCGCCACGGGCCCGGAGGCGGCCTTGGGCGTGGACCGCTGGGCGATGAAGGCGCCGACGAGCACGAGTGTGCCGCCCGCGATCTGCGGCGCCGACAGGTGCTCGCCGAGCAGCACCCAGGCGAGGACGGTGGCGATGACCGCCTCCAGGCAGGCCACCACCCCGGCGACCTGCGGGGACAGCCGCCGCACCGAGACGACCCCGGTGACGTACGCGAGAACGGTCGCGACGAGCACGATCCAGCCGAGCAGCGCCCAGGCGGGCGCGGCGGTGCCGCCCAGGTCGGCGGCGCCGGCGAGGACGCCCCACTCCATGCCCCAGGGGCGGGCCACGACGGTGAGGACGGCGGCGCCGACGAGCAGGCCGTACGCGATGACGCCCAGCGGGTCGACGGGCCGCTCCCCGTCGGCGCCCTGGTCGGACAGGACGAAGTAGCCGACCTGGCAGCAGGCGGCGCCGAGGGCGAGGAGGAGCCCGAGCACGTCGAAGCCGAGCCCGGACCACACCTCCACCACGCAGGCGAGGCCGGTCACGGCGAGGACGACCCCGAGGGCGGCGGCCCGCGTCACCGGGCGGCGCTGCACGAAGCGGACCCAGCCGAGCACGAGCGCGGGCGCCAGGTACTCGATGAGCAGGGCCACGCCGACGGGGATGCGGGAGAGCGCGGCGAAGTAGAACGCCTGGACACCCGCGACGGCCAGCAGGCCGAAGCCCGCGAGGAGGGCCGGTCTGCGGCGGAGCAGATCGCGGTGGCGCCAGGCCAGGGGCAGCATGACGAGCGCGGCGCCGGTCACCCGCAGCCACACCACGTGGAGCGGGTCGAGGCCCGCCTCGATGAGCGGCTTGGCCGCCACACCCGATCCACCGAAAGCGAAGGCCGAGGCCAGGGCCAGTCCCAGGCCGGCGCTTCTCACCTGAGACGCGTGCATCGGCACATGATGGCAGGCGTCTGTCAGGAGCGTAAAGCCTGTCGCACCTGTTGAGACGGATGCTCGACGCGGGCGGTCAGCAGGCCCCTGTCGACTCCCGCGCGGGTGAGGACCTGCACGGCCCGGCAGTGCGGGTCGGCGGCGAGCCCGGCGAGCAGGTCGAGGGGCCGGGCGCGCGGCTCGCCCCTGGCCCGTGCCCGCGCGAGGGCGGCCTCCAGGGCGGCGCCCGCCGCGGGCGACCACCCGGCCCGCACGCCCGCGAGGACGGGGCCCGCGGACCCGGCCCCCTCCCGGACGGCGGACCCCCGCGGCCCGGCCCCCTCCCGGACGGCGGAGCCGGCCCATCCGGTCGGACCGGCCTCGTCCGTCGCGGCCGGTCCGGGGGGCTCCGGCGCCTCGCCCCCTCGCACGACCGCTCCCGCGCCCGAGTCCTCCACGGTGCCGTGCCAGCGGAGCCCGTAGCCGATGCTGCGCTGGACGAGGTAGGCGAGGACACGGGCGGCGCGCTCCGCCCCGAGGGCGGCCCGGACCTCCGGGTGGGACTCCGCGAGCGAGTGCAGGAGGTGCGCGGTGTCGATCTGCCGGTCGCCGTCACGCGCGGCCCTGCGCCGCGCCGCGGCCACGACGGCGGCGAGTTCGGCGCCGAGTCCGTCCCCCGCCCCGGCGTCCCGCACCGCGCGGGCCCCGGCGTCCCGCACCGCGCGCGCATCGGCGCCCTGACCCGCCCCGGGGTCGGCGTCCTCGGCGGTGTCCCGGCCGGCGGCCGCCGCGGCAGGCGCGCGGGCGGGGCGGGCCGGGTGACGCGAGGGGGAGCTCTGCACCCTCCCACCTCATCAGGCGGGCGCGCCCGCGGGCATCCTCGTGAGGGAGCATGCGGCGTCCCACACAGGGTGGGCTCCGGGCCCCGGCGCCTCCTCCTCAGGGAGGAGACCGCGCCGCCGGGCTCGACCGCGGCTCGCACCCGCACGACGCGACGGTGATCGGGGCCAGACGTCCCGGATTGGCCTTGGCCGGCCGGTCCGGCGTGCGCGTACGGTCTCCGCCATGCGCATCCGAATCGTCGACGCCTTCACCGACCGTCCCTTGTCCGGCAACCCGGCGGGCGTCCTGCTCCTCGACGCCTTCCCCGACGACCGGTGGCTCCAGCGGGTCGCCGCGGAGGTCAACCTCTCCGAGACCGCCTTCGCGCACCCGCTGCCACCCGGCGGCGACGCCGACTGGGCGCTGCGCTGGTTCACCCCGGCGACCGAGGTGGACATGTGCGGCCACGCCACGCTGGCCACCGCGCACGTCCTGCACACGGCGGGCCTGGCCACCGGCACCGTGCGCTTCGCCGCCCGCTGCGGGGTCCTCGTCACGACCGCCGCCGAGGACGGCACGATCACGATGGACTTCCCCACCTCGACGCTCACCCCGGTGGAAGCGCCCGAGGGCCTCGCCGAGGCGCTGGGCGCGGAGGTCGTGTCGGTGCACGACACGGCCGCCCACATCGGGGACCTCCTGGTCGAGCTGCGGGACGAGAGCGCCGTACGGGGCCTCGCGCCCGACCTGGCGGCGCTGGCCGCGCTGTCGGACCGGGGCGTGATCGTGACGGCTGCGGCGAAGGACCCGGCGCGCGGCCACGACTTCGTCTCGCGCGGCTTCTTCCCGAACGTGGGAATCGACGAGGACCCGGTCACGGGCAGTGCGCACACGGCCCTGGCCCCGTTCTGGTCGGCGCGCCTCGGCCGGAGCGAGCTGACCGGCCTGCAGGGCGGCGCCCGCACCGGGGTCGTCCGCACGGCGCTGCGCGGCGAGCGGACGCTGCTGACCGGTCAGGCGGTCACCGTGATCGACGGCGACCTCCGCGCCTGACGCCGGCTCGGGCGCCGGGCACCGCGCCCGACCGCGTCCCGCACCCGGCCCCCGCACCCGGCGCCCGTGCCCGCGCCCGCGCCCGCACCGGTCACGCCGTGGGCAGCCACCCGACCCGGCCCGCGAGCAGGGCGTAGCCGACGAAGGCGACGATGTCCAGCAGTGCGTGCGCCACCACCAGCGGCCCGACCCGCCCCCAGCGCCGGTACAGCAGCACGAAGACGACGCCCATGACCAGGTTGCCGATGAACCCGCCGATGCCCTGGTACAGGTGGTACGAGCCGCGCAGCAGCGCGCTGGCGGCGAGCGCCGCCGTGGGCGACCAGCCGAGCTGCCCCAGCCGGCGCAACAGGTAGCCGACGACGATGACCTCCTCCACCACGGAGTTCTGGATCGCCGACAGGATGAGCACGGGGAACTTCCACCACTCGCCGGGCAGCGACTCGGGCACGACCGTGAGGTTCATGCCGACGGCCCGCGACAGCAGGTAGAAGGCGAGTCCGGCACTGCCGATGGCGGCCGCCACGAGGGTGCCGCGCCCGAGGTCCGACCAGGGGTGGCGGCGGTCGAAGCCGATGGCGCGCAGTCCCGCGCCCTCGCGGGTCAGCAGGTGCGCGACGAGGACCACGGGCACGAGCGCGGTGGCGAGGGAGAAGAGCTGCCAGGCGAGGTCCAGCCACGGGCGGCCGGGCGCGAAGGAGCCGTTGAGGGTGGCCGCCTGGTCCTTGAGGCCGCCGGGTCTCGTCAGCGACCCGACGAAGCTGATCAGCGAGGACACCGCGCTCGCGCCGAGCGACAGGGCGAGCACGATCAGCGTCTCGGACCGCAGGACCTCCCGTGGCTCGCCCGGCGGCGTGGCCGCTCCCGCCGTCCGTTCCGCACCTGTCCGCACGCGCGCCTCCCGTCGTGGACCTTGCGCGTCCAGCTTGCCCGACGGCGGCGCGGGCCACGTGGACGGGTCCCCCGCGAAACACCCCCGCCGGACGCCGGACCCCGGACGCCGGACCCCGGACCCCGGACCCCGGACTCAGGACGCCCGACGCCCGACTCCCGACGCCAAACGCCGGATGCCGGACGCAGGGCGGGTCGCGCGGCGGCCGTTGCGCGGGGCAGGACTCCGAGGCGCGACGGCCGTCCCCCGGGCGGG is a window encoding:
- a CDS encoding aminotransferase class I/II-fold pyridoxal phosphate-dependent enzyme, producing the protein MLGEYRISGRRASEITASVERGVASGDLRPGQALPPMRELAAGLGVNPNTVAAAYRALRERGVIETAGRRGSRVRARPATTARDAVRIEAPEGVRDLGHGNPDPALLPPLGPALAAAATAGAGRPVMYGEPPVDEDLARLARAALDADGVPDGPVGVAGGALDAIERILAAHLRPGDAVAVEDPGWGSVLDLVPALGLRAVPVAVDDDGPLPDQVERAVRDGGARAVVVTARAQNPTGAALGAERAARLREVLGRHPEVLVVEDDHGHGFVDAPLRPLGGATGRWAFVRSVAKAYGPDLRLAVFTGDADTVDRVLGRLRLGPGWVSHVLQRAVVHLWRTGAVDRAAVARSYGERRDALVRALADRGVRAHGRSGMNVWVPVADETGAVARLLQAGWAVAPGARFRLASPPGVRLTVSGLTGADIEPLAAAVAAAVTAGTAAVRSYR
- a CDS encoding pyridoxamine 5'-phosphate oxidase family protein produces the protein MPETATPAAHGAVEAHRAPGSRGAYEPTELTVPTRGRPRASYDRELVHAILDEAYVCHLGFVRDGRPVVLPTLYGRVGERLYVHGSTGSRPPRMAGAGGTDAGLPVCLTVTHVDGLVLARSAFHHSVNYRSVVVHGTAHQVTDRQEKLAALDALVDHVVPGRSADSRPANARELAATAVLRLDLAEVSAKVRTGGVNEEPEDLGLPHWAGVIPLTTRYGAAQPDRDLDPSIALPGYLAAL
- a CDS encoding EamA family transporter, which translates into the protein MHASQVRSAGLGLALASAFAFGGSGVAAKPLIEAGLDPLHVVWLRVTGAALVMLPLAWRHRDLLRRRPALLAGFGLLAVAGVQAFYFAALSRIPVGVALLIEYLAPALVLGWVRFVQRRPVTRAAALGVVLAVTGLACVVEVWSGLGFDVLGLLLALGAACCQVGYFVLSDQGADGERPVDPLGVIAYGLLVGAAVLTVVARPWGMEWGVLAGAADLGGTAAPAWALLGWIVLVATVLAYVTGVVSVRRLSPQVAGVVACLEAVIATVLAWVLLGEHLSAPQIAGGTLVLVGAFIAQRSTPKAASGPVAGSDPLPGQDRLSTDRAAT
- a CDS encoding Clp protease N-terminal domain-containing protein, with translation MRDAGARAVRDAGAGDGLGAELAAVVAAARRRAARDGDRQIDTAHLLHSLAESHPEVRAALGAERAARVLAYLVQRSIGYGLRWHGTVEDSGAGAVVRGGEAPEPPGPAATDEAGPTGWAGSAVREGAGPRGSAVREGAGSAGPVLAGVRAGWSPAAGAALEAALARARARGEPRARPLDLLAGLAADPHCRAVQVLTRAGVDRGLLTARVEHPSQQVRQALRS
- a CDS encoding PhzF family phenazine biosynthesis protein; the protein is MRIRIVDAFTDRPLSGNPAGVLLLDAFPDDRWLQRVAAEVNLSETAFAHPLPPGGDADWALRWFTPATEVDMCGHATLATAHVLHTAGLATGTVRFAARCGVLVTTAAEDGTITMDFPTSTLTPVEAPEGLAEALGAEVVSVHDTAAHIGDLLVELRDESAVRGLAPDLAALAALSDRGVIVTAAAKDPARGHDFVSRGFFPNVGIDEDPVTGSAHTALAPFWSARLGRSELTGLQGGARTGVVRTALRGERTLLTGQAVTVIDGDLRA
- a CDS encoding CPBP family intramembrane glutamic endopeptidase; its protein translation is MRTGAERTAGAATPPGEPREVLRSETLIVLALSLGASAVSSLISFVGSLTRPGGLKDQAATLNGSFAPGRPWLDLAWQLFSLATALVPVVLVAHLLTREGAGLRAIGFDRRHPWSDLGRGTLVAAAIGSAGLAFYLLSRAVGMNLTVVPESLPGEWWKFPVLILSAIQNSVVEEVIVVGYLLRRLGQLGWSPTAALAASALLRGSYHLYQGIGGFIGNLVMGVVFVLLYRRWGRVGPLVVAHALLDIVAFVGYALLAGRVGWLPTA